CCTTTTTTATTAATGGTTCTGAGCGCACTGGTTGATATCTTCAGCGTGATGTACTCATCCAATTCAGGTATATAAAATTTCTTTACCTGTAAATTTGGGTAAAACTTCCTTTTGGTTCTCTTGTTGGAATGTGACACATTATTCCCTACAAGGACCTTTTTACCAGTAAGTTGACATACTCTTGACATATTCTTTTCTTTAGGGGGTGCAAATATCAACACTTTTTTTAATAAAACAAAATTAATGCATAAGAAAGTGTTTTGGCGAAAAACTGTGGATAAGCCAACTGGATAAAAGCCTACGACTGAAAAGGTGAAAGATTCAAAAAAGTAACAGCTAAAATAAACACAGCTGGCTTTTCAAAATTAATGGTTTTCCTTCCTCTTTCTCGTCATTTAATCCTTTATTCTTTTTTCGACTTAGACTTTCCTCCAAATACAGAAACCTGTACATACTTCTCAGGATGTTCTTTTAAATCAATAATCAGCTTGTCGAGGTTTTCTGATGTTTTTTTAAGATTATCATACAGTTGATTATCATTCACCAACAATCCCAAAGAACCTTCCCCCTGATTGATTTTCGTACTAATATCATCTATCTGTTTCAGAACAGCATAGCTTTCATCAATGGTGCCTTTAATATTTGCAGCACTAAGCGAATCGGAAACACTATTCAGATTAGCAAGGATGGCATTAATATTATCTTCATTTTCTTTGAGCGATTTCGTTATCGATTCAACATGAGCAAGAATATTTGACAGTCTGCCTGCCAGGTTACTTGCTTTTAATTCTCCTGTAACCTGCTTAATATCAGCAATTGCCAGAGTAAGATTAGACATGCTTCCTTTAATATCAATAGCGTTTGTATCGCCCCATGATTGTTTTATTTCCTCAATAGATTCGTTCAGTTTTTCAATATATGGTGCTAACATTTCGCCTATAAGACCACTTGATGTCTCGCCTATAATAGTATCTTTACTTTCATGATATTGGTTGCTCTCTCCTAAAACCAATTCAACTGCTTTTTGACCCAAAATATCCAAATCGACAATACGGGCTTTCGTACCAATTGGCAAATCCAATCCACCTTTAATGCTTAAAACAATCAATACTCTATTCTCATTTTCTTTCTGCAAGCGAATATCATAAACTTTCCCAATCCGGTGTCCGTTTAGCACAATAGGGTTTGAAACCTGCAGACCAAGAATATCGTCATACAAGGCATAGTATGTAAAGTTAGATGAAAACACATCTTTCCCTTTCATGAAGCTAAAGCCAAAAAATAAAATTGCCAGGGCAAAAACGGCAAAAATGCCCACTTTCGTTTCGTCTGATACCTTCACGTCTATATTTTAGTGCAAAAAATGATCGTTTAAAAAATTCAAAATTAACACAAAGGAAATTAAAAGCTATAGTGATATTGATTCTTAGCATGAAAAATAACAATACCAGCTACTATTCTGAATGTGAAAAATTTGTCGTGTTCTGCTTACAAGTTTTGAAACTGTATTTATTTGGAACTTCCTTCCAGTTCTTCTCTGTATCCACGAAATGCCCTGAAAATAGCAGAAGCAAGATAAACTTGTCCGGTTTTCGATGTCAGAAAATCCCTTTCCTTTTGATTGCTGATAAAGCCTGTTTCAATAAGCACACTAGGCATGCTCGTTCGCCACAGTACAAATAATCCTGCTTGTTTTACACCACGGCTTTTTCTTCCCACTCGTGATGAAAAGTCATGTTCGATTTTTGCTGCCAGGCTTGTACTTTGATTTTGAAATGCATCCTGAATTAATGAAAAAATGATATATGCCTCAGGTGAGTTGGGGTCAAAGCCTTCATATTTGACTTCGTAATCTTCTTCCAATTTGATAACTGAGTTTTCTTTCATCGCCACATTTAAATTGGCTTCATCTTTAGCCAATCCCATCACAAATGTTTCGGTTCCAAATGCTGTTGTGTTTTCACTTGCATTGCAATGAATAGATAAAAATAAACTTGCATTATTTTTATTTGCA
This genomic window from Bacteroidota bacterium contains:
- a CDS encoding N-acetylmuramoyl-L-alanine amidase, translating into MKYLRILSFMLIILVFSSFQTLNSSKFYVKTIVIDAGHGGHDPGAVYGGIHEKNVALAISLELGRIISENMPDVKVLYTRNKDEFIGLLERAEFANKNNASLFLSIHCNASENTTAFGTETFVMGLAKDEANLNVAMKENSVIKLEEDYEVKYEGFDPNSPEAYIIFSLIQDAFQNQSTSLAAKIEHDFSSRVGRKSRGVKQAGLFVLWRTSMPSVLIETGFISNQKERDFLTSKTGQVYLASAIFRAFRGYREELEGSSK
- a CDS encoding MCE family protein; amino-acid sequence: MKVSDETKVGIFAVFALAILFFGFSFMKGKDVFSSNFTYYALYDDILGLQVSNPIVLNGHRIGKVYDIRLQKENENRVLIVLSIKGGLDLPIGTKARIVDLDILGQKAVELVLGESNQYHESKDTIIGETSSGLIGEMLAPYIEKLNESIEEIKQSWGDTNAIDIKGSMSNLTLAIADIKQVTGELKASNLAGRLSNILAHVESITKSLKENEDNINAILANLNSVSDSLSAANIKGTIDESYAVLKQIDDISTKINQGEGSLGLLVNDNQLYDNLKKTSENLDKLIIDLKEHPEKYVQVSVFGGKSKSKKE
- the rpmB gene encoding 50S ribosomal protein L28, producing MSRVCQLTGKKVLVGNNVSHSNKRTKRKFYPNLQVKKFYIPELDEYITLKISTSALRTINKKGIYQYLKELEKEGTKILK